A genome region from Musa acuminata AAA Group cultivar baxijiao chromosome BXJ3-5, Cavendish_Baxijiao_AAA, whole genome shotgun sequence includes the following:
- the LOC103985672 gene encoding uncharacterized protein LOC103985672, with product MPLWKDKVAGKLSRLLAETPSAPSPRPVDSAVAPPEPQEIGSQEFVSPKRSSFFSRVFSLLNPASCGIDASERKSPTNSYGGSSSSRRRRKLKFFAQKDRSPNFLEESVPRSESDAVSEGSKRNMDHFSDNPNGSHILDKASTSHDSAEYLCYLTDKSVFMSAILFEFFGSCLPNIVKGCQWILLYSTWKHGISLHTLLRNSINLPGPCLLIVGDMQGAVFGGFFDGPLKPAPKMKYQGTTQTFVFTTIYGEPRLFRATGANRYYYLCLNDVLAFGGGGSFALSLDEDLLHGISGPCETFGNLCLAHSPEFELKNVELWGFAHSSQYLT from the exons ATGCCGTTGTGGAAGGACAAGGTGGCGGGGAAGCTGTCCCGGCTCCTCGCCGAAACCCCCTCGGCCCCTTCCCCTCGGCCCGTGGATTCCGCCGTCGCTCCGCCGGAGCCGCAG GAAATTGGTTCACAAGAATTTGTTTCTCCAAAGAGATCTTCTTTCTTTTCACGCGTTTTTTCTCTTCTGAACCCAGCAAGTTGTGGTATCGATGCAAGTGAGCGAAAATCACCTACTAATTCATATGGTGGCAGTTCGTCATCACGGAGAAGacggaaattaaaattttttgcaCAGAAAGATAGATCACCTAATTTTCTTGAGGAAAGTGTACCACGAAGTGAGAGTGATGCAGTATCTGAGGGTTCAAAGAGAAACATGGACCATTTCTCTGACAATCCCAATGGCTCTCACATACTTGACAAAGCTTCTACATCACATGACTCTGCTGAATATCTTTGTTATCTCACAGACAAGTCTGTATTCATGTCTGCCATCCTTTTTGAGTTTTTTGGGTCATGTTTGCCTAATATTGTGAAAGGGTGCCAATGGATTCTTTTGTATAG CACATGGAAACATGGAATATCACTTCACACGCTTCTTCGTAACAGTATTAACCTTCcaggtccatgtcttttg ATTGTTGGAGATATGCAAGGTGCTGTATTTGGTGGCTTTTTTGATGGCCCTTTAAAGCCTGCACCTAAAATGAAGTACCAA GGCACAACTCAAACCTTTGTGTTCACTACAATTTATGGGGAACCAAGGCTTTTCAGAGCAACTG GTGCAAATAGATACTACTACTTGTGCTTGAATGATGTACTGGCATTTGGTGGGGGTGGAAGCTTTGCATTGTCCCTTGACGAAGATTT GTTACATGGAATTAGTGGCCCATGTGAAACATTTGGAAACTTATGCTTGGCTCATAGTCCAGAATTCGAATTGAAGAATGTTGAG TTGTGGGGTTTCGCTCATTCATCTCAATATCTCACCTAA
- the LOC135638477 gene encoding pentatricopeptide repeat-containing protein At3g24000, mitochondrial-like produces MPAASFPPAMDPARLHARLIKASSTDRALHNNLITLYSLSPSTLPSALRLFRCLPFTPTAASWTAIISAHSNDPAAALRLLVSMLRRPKIPSQATLSALLKTLSSSLPSFLFSGLQIHALAHKIALPRLPFAGSALVHFYCKARRPRDALNAFEEISDQDEVCYGALVVGLAQNHCAADALSVFATMRSDSAVSSTMYSVSGALRAAAHSAALEQSRIIHAHAVVAGLETNLVVSTALVDAYGKSGIASDARKVFEGMVTDANLIMWNAMLGGYAQQGDSERATQLFNEMLRQDFRPDEYTFLALLTACSNAGLADESERWIELMTSRYGVVPGLEHYTCLVGVMARVGRLADAERLALTMPCEPDAAVWRTLLSGSVVHHAVDMATVAGRRLLELDHRDDSAYVMLANIYSSTGKMDETAKVWTEMRDHGVKKEGGRSWVEVRGEVHVFIAGDRKHERMAEIHAKLMELMEEVGKLGYKETDEDLWYHSERLAVAFGVVSGSVPKGKSLRVVKNLRICGDCHEFFKYVSRVIGREIVVRDVNRYHMFQEGCCTCKDYW; encoded by the coding sequence ATGCCGGCGGCCTCCTTCCCGCCGGCAATGGACCCAGCCCGCCTCCATGCACGACTCATCAAGGCCTCCTCCACCGACCGCGCCCTCCACAACAACCTCATCACCCTCTACTCCCTCTCACCTTCCACACTTCCCTCCGCCCTCCGCCTCTTCCGCTGCCTCCCCTTCACCCCCACCGCGGCCTCCTGGACCGCCATCATCTCCGCCCATTCCAACGACCCCGCCGCTGCCCTACGCCTCCTCGTCTCCATGCTCCGCCGCCCCAAGATCCCCTCACAGGCCACCCTTTCCGCCCTCCTCAAGaccctctcctcctccctcccatcGTTTCTCTTCTCCGGCCTGCAGATCCACGCCCTCGCCCACAAGATCGCCCTCCCTCGCCTCCCCTTCGCTGGCTCTGCACTAGTCCACTTCTACTGCAAAGCCCGCCGTCCGCGGGATGCCCTCAATGCGTTCGAAGAAATTTCTGATCAAGATGAGGTTTGTTACGGTGCGTTGGTCGTTGGTCTGGCGCAGAATCATTGTGCGGCCGATGCCTTAAGTGTCTTTGCCACAATGAGGTCAGACTCTGCTGTTTCGTCGACAATGTATAGTGTATCTGGCGCCTTACGTGCAGCGGCTCACTCGGCCGCTCTAGAGCAGTCAAGGATCATACATGCTCATGCAGTTGTTGCTGGACTGGAGACCAATTTGGTGGTCAGTACCGCCCTGGTTGATGCTTATGGGAAATCGGGTATCGCCTCTGATGCTAGGAAGGTGTTCGAGGGAATGGTAACTGATGCTAATCTAATCATGTGGAATGCAATGCTAGGGGGATATGCACAACAGGGCGACTCCGAAAGGGCAACCCAGTTGTTCAATGAGATGTTGAGACAAGACTTTCGGCCTGATGAATACACCTTCCTTGCACTGCTCACTGCGTGTAGCAATGCTGGGTTGGCTGATGAGTCCGAGAGATGGATCGAATTGATGACCTCTCGATATGGGGTTGTGCCAGGACTTGAACATTACACATGCTTGGTTGGTGTGATGGCTCGTGTGGGGCGTCTGGCGGATGCAGAGCGCCTTGCCTTGACAATGCCGTGTGAGCCTGATGCAGCAGTCTGGCGGACGCTGCTTTCTGGTTCTGTAGTCCATCATGCAGTGGATATGGCCACGGTTGCTGGCCGGCGGCTCTTAGAACTTGACCACAGGGATGACTCAGCCTATGTCATGCTGGCTAATATATATTCGTCAACAGGGAAAATGGATGAGACAGCCAAAGTTTGGACAGAGATGAGGGATCATGGAGTAAAGAAGGAAGGTGGCAGGAGTTGGGTTGAAGTGAGGGGCGAGGTGCATGTGTTCATCGCAGGGGATAGGAAGCACGAAAGGATGGCAGAGATACATGCCAAGCTGATGGAATTGATGGAGGAAGTCGGCAAACTGGGTTACAAAGAGACGGATGAGGACCTTTGGTACCACAGTGAGAGACTAGCAGTGGCATTTGGAGTAGTGAGTGGATCAGTGCCAAAGGGAAAGTCACTGAGAGTGGTAAAGAATTTGAGGATATGTGGTGACTGCCATGAATTTTTCAAGTATGTGAGTAGGGTGATTGGTAGGGAGATTGTGGTGAGAGATGTCAACAGATACCATATGTTTCAGGAAGGATGTTGCACGTGCAAGGACTATTGGTGA
- the LOC103985669 gene encoding RPM1 interacting protein 13: MELTGPEHVLVDISSDEEYSGPDRLVSSSFDWVDKLHDRVDERQVEESDDVVFVDEFSVPVAKRRKPNSDSYVPGTCGGSDGGDDDCLVLDSGPDKPVAVVHDKDSGGEEEDDLLVVAEKGQLACRDYPHSRHLCANFPFSTSPHQKYCDLCHCYVCDSPAPCDYWGNGDLGTDHCHSTDKGRWKSMRQSFKQKNMLTVPPQKFTSYNSSLNIPPPQDSLRLHHFNPVPLRPNLLQPCSATISNPDAIHLRNQYRPSALSYRQRPLQQQTKFYQFVSRVQHVQKEGQHSGALTTQLMNSRSRFRRSGMAQAGFASMNDHSDNTISSNNHVTRAVPQKSTHATVTLQIPCPPEGQQRSQDLLIKTSVVSVGQMQTTAPSQFQPAKLQCSVCPTLTAADFSQKSWQDILASVASELGVSNCSDSCIMDNQQAPMLPSSSQPCDESFSEINANVDVHSAAAMTTNLSPLDHGSSLSSNTMSQIPEHVEGEDPDLVSNTAAGENWLDSLLASIEN; encoded by the exons ATGGAACTCACGGGACCGGAGCACGTCCTTGTCGATATAAGCTCCGACGAGGAGTATTCCGGCCCGGACAGGTTGGTCAGCTCCTCCTTTGACTGGGTCGACAAGTTGCACGATCGCGTGGACGAACGGCAGGTGGAGGAATCGGACGACGTGGTGTTCGTGGATGAGTTCTCGGTCCCCGTGGCGAAGAGGCGGAAGCCGAATTCTGATTCGTATGTTCCGGGGACGTGCGGTGGCTCGGACGGCGGCGATGACGACTGCTTGGTGCTGGATTCTGGCCCGGATAAGCCGGTTGCAGTCGTGCACGATAAGGATAgtggtggagaggaggaggatgacCTTCTAGTGGTCGCCGAGAAGGGGCAG TTGGCATGCCGGGATTACCCACATTCACGACATCTATGTGCTAATTTCCCTTTTAGCACCTCACCACATCAAAAGTATTGTGACCTg TGCCATTGTTATGTCTGTGACTCTCCAGCCCCCTGCGATTACTGGGGCAATGGTGATTTAGGTACCGACCATTGCCATTCTACTGATAAGGGAAGGTGGAAATCAATGAGACAGTCCTTCAAACAGAAGAACATGTTGACTGTGCCGCCTCAGAAATTCACATCATATAACTCTTCTTTAAATATCCCACCACCTCAAGATTCATTACGACTACATCATTTCAATCCAGTTCCTCTCAGACCAAATTTACTCCAGCCTTGCTCAGCCACTATCTCAAACCCAGATGCAATCCACCTGAGAAACCAATATCGACCTTCCGCTCTCTCTTATAGACAGAGACCTCTCCAGCAGCAAACCAAATTCTACCAATTTGTTAGTAGGGTACAACATGTACAGAAAGAGGGTCAGCATTCTGGTGCATTGACCACCCAACTTATGAATTCTCGTTCAAGATTTAGAAGGTCTGGGATGGCACAAGCTGGATTTGCTAGCATGAATGACCATTCTGACAACACTATTTCCAGTAATAATCATGTTACCAGGGCTGTGCCACAAAAATCTACTCATGCAACAGTGACATTACAGATTCCTTGCCCTCCAGAAGGACAACAGAGATCTCAGGACCTGTTGATAAAAACATCAGTTGTCTCAGTAGGTCAGATGCAAACTACTGCACCATCTCAATTTCAACCAGCAAAACTGCAGTGTTCTGTATGCCCTACGTTGACAGCAGCAGATTTTAGCCAGAAGAGTTGGCAGGATATATTGGCTAGTGTGGCATCTGAACTTGGAGTTTCGAACTGTAGCGACTCTTGCATCATGGACAACCAACAGGCACCTATGCTTCCTTCTTCATCACAACCATGTGATGAGTCATTTTCTGAAATCAATGCAAATGTAGATGTTCACTCTGCTGCTGCAATGACTACTAACCTTAGTCCATTAGATCATGGCTCTAGTCTGTCTAGCAATACAATGTCTCAAATTCCAGAACATGTGGAGGGAGAAGATCCTGACCTTGTAAGCAATACAGCCGCTGGGGAGAATTGGCTGGATAGTCTTTTAGCATCCATAGAGAATTGA